In Candidatus Atribacteria bacterium ADurb.Bin276, one DNA window encodes the following:
- the dnaJ_1 gene encoding Chaperone protein DnaJ: protein MEFKDYYQILGLNRNADEKEIKKTYRRLARKYHPDLNPGNKESEKRFKEINEAYEVLGDPEKRKRYDELGSAWNSYGQKDTEQFWKDYYNKYGSGGTSYQQTYSTNFEGGDFSDFFRTFFGDLFGGSSSRTHSTRFRSSRKNEWINGYPQKGEAEPSSHPIEINFIESVLGTRKNFHLEFEEPCPQCRGQNQNCTTCNGRGLVRRKKTVDVSIPSGIQDGSKLRVPGVLNGRDLYLVVKIQPHPFFRREKHDIHLDLPLTLYEALLGTEIEVPTVNGKVKMKIPPETQNGMTLRLRGLGIKDRKTGSVGDQLVKIRVVLPTRLDEKERKLFQDLSSIRKENPRSHLFT from the coding sequence ATGGAATTCAAAGACTACTACCAAATATTAGGTTTAAATAGAAATGCCGATGAGAAAGAAATAAAGAAAACCTATCGTCGATTGGCTCGTAAGTATCATCCCGACCTCAATCCCGGAAACAAAGAATCCGAAAAACGCTTTAAAGAAATTAACGAAGCCTATGAAGTCCTGGGTGATCCAGAAAAGCGAAAAAGATACGATGAACTGGGATCGGCTTGGAATAGTTATGGGCAAAAAGATACTGAGCAATTTTGGAAAGATTACTATAACAAGTATGGATCGGGTGGAACCTCATACCAGCAAACCTATTCTACCAACTTTGAAGGAGGAGATTTTAGCGATTTTTTCCGAACATTTTTTGGTGATTTATTTGGAGGATCCAGTTCTCGAACCCATTCGACTCGTTTCCGATCTTCGAGGAAAAATGAATGGATAAACGGATATCCTCAGAAAGGTGAAGCAGAGCCTTCTTCCCATCCCATAGAAATTAATTTTATAGAGAGTGTTTTAGGAACGCGAAAGAATTTTCATCTTGAATTCGAAGAACCCTGTCCCCAATGTAGAGGCCAGAATCAAAACTGTACTACCTGTAATGGTCGAGGATTAGTCAGAAGAAAAAAAACCGTTGATGTAAGTATCCCCTCAGGAATTCAAGACGGAAGTAAATTAAGAGTACCTGGAGTGCTCAATGGGCGTGATTTATATTTAGTGGTTAAAATCCAACCCCATCCCTTTTTTAGGAGAGAAAAGCACGATATCCATCTTGACCTCCCATTAACTCTTTACGAAGCTCTTTTGGGAACTGAAATTGAAGTGCCAACCGTTAATGGAAAAGTGAAAATGAAAATCCCTCCTGAAACCCAAAATGGAATGACTTTGCGGCTTCGAGGGCTGGGGATTAAGGATAGAAAAACTGGATCAGTAGGCGATCAATTGGTCAAAATTCGAGTTGTTTTGCCTACCCGTCTTGATGAAAAAGAAAGGAAATTATTTCAAGATTTATCGTCAATAAGGAAGGAAAATCCCCGATCTCATCTGTTCACATAA